One window from the genome of Magnolia sinica isolate HGM2019 chromosome 4, MsV1, whole genome shotgun sequence encodes:
- the LOC131243443 gene encoding peptidyl-prolyl cis-trans isomerase Pin1-like — MSSSQSKQVRASHLLIKHSGSRRKASWKDPEGQVIKNTSRDSAVAQLKTLREEIITDKARFEDLASRYSDCSSAKRGGDLGRFGRGQMQKPFEEATFALKVGEISDIVDTDSGVHIILRTG, encoded by the exons atgtcaTCTTCTCAGTCAAAGCAGGTTCGTGCTTCCCATCTGCTGATAAAGCACTCGGGCTCTCGAAGGAAAGCGTCTTGGAAGGATCCAGAAGGCCAAGTCATCAAGAATACCAGCAGGGACAGTGCCGTGGCCCAGCTCAAAACCCTCAGGGAAGAGATCATCACTGACAAGGCTAGATTCGAGGACCTCGCCTCCCGCTACTCCGATTGCAGCTCAGCCAAGCGCGGCGGTGATCTTG GTCGATTTGGGCGGGGCCAGATGCAGAAGCCCTTTGAAGAAGCCACGTTTGCGCTGAAAGTTGGCGAGATCAGCGACATTGTGGAtactgacagtggggtccacatcatccTGCGCACAGGTTGA